A single window of Athene noctua chromosome 1, bAthNoc1.hap1.1, whole genome shotgun sequence DNA harbors:
- the DDIAS gene encoding DNA damage-induced apoptosis suppressor protein isoform X2: MSSVRGLLAASVTSVQNSCFIYPACKKCFSRLILDSRRFNCLKCGYTGEAKDASYRYRLSLKIADTNDLFDITVFGSCLDPFFGVTAENLQRCIQDFNQLSGETHRGASPGELVQAVETCFIGKRFIFGVKGCSREDGGHSAASSVLQNCSRINRSTKTLTACQIFLPNAAVTGFTVISYFYRLLQSAKFRSHNNSSYLPDASSAPIDEPISELSSLSSLSRNSCFVQSSGRESFLGSWQQSFSLTSSVAWVTVEDFPTLEVGKLVPHRDMHTTQCVKAGPAQNSQWKPHLGWIKKQTFEI, translated from the exons ATGAGTAGTGTGAGAGGACTCTTGGCTGCCTCTGTAACTTCTGTCCAGAACTCCTGCTTTATCTATCCTGCCTGTAAAAAATGCTTTTCTAGGCTCATACTGGATTCCAGAAG GTTTAATTGTCTAAAATGTGGCTACACAGGTGAAGCTAAAGATGCAAGCTACAGATATAGATTGTCCCTAAAGATTGCTGACACTAATGATTTGTTTGACATTACTGTGTTTGGAAGTTGCTTAGATCCATTCTTCGGGGTCACCGCAGAAAATCTGCAGAG GTGTATTCAAGACTTCAATCAGCTGTCAGGAGAAACACACAGAGGTGCATCTCCAGGAGAGTTAGTTCAAGCAGTAGAAACCTGTTTCATTGGAAAAAGATTTATATTTGGAGTGAAG gGTTGTTCAAGGGAAGATGGAGGGCATTCTGCTGCCAGCAGCGTCTTGCAAAACTGTTCCAGAATTAATAGAAGTACAAAAACCCTTACAGCTTGCCAGATCTTCCTGCCAAATGCTGCTGTTACTGGCTTTACTGTTATCAGCTACTTCTATCGGCTCCTGCAGTCGGCAAAATTCAGGAGCCATAATAACAGCTCATACTTACCTGATGCATCTTCAGCTCCAATAGATGAACCTATCAGTGAGCTCAGCAGCTTGTCTAGCCTGAGCAGAAACTCCTGTTTTGTTCAGTCTAGTGGCAGAGAAAGTTTTTTAGGGTCCTGGCAGCAGTCCTTCAGCCTGACTTCATCTGTTGCTTGGGTAACAGTGGAAGACTTTCCCACTCTGGAAGTGGGAAAGCTG GTACCTCACAGGGACATGCACACAACCCAGTGTGTGAAGGCAGGACCTGCCCAAAACAGCCAATGGAAACCACATTTGGGATGGATAAAGAAACAGACCTTTGAAATTTGA
- the DDIAS gene encoding DNA damage-induced apoptosis suppressor protein isoform X1 has product MSSVRGLLAASVTSVQNSCFIYPACKKCFSRLILDSRRFNCLKCGYTGEAKDASYRYRLSLKIADTNDLFDITVFGSCLDPFFGVTAENLQRCIQDFNQLSGETHRGASPGELVQAVETCFIGKRFIFGVKGCSREDGGHSAASSVLQNCSRINRSTKTLTACQIFLPNAAVTGFTVISYFYRLLQSAKFRSHNNSSYLPDASSAPIDEPISELSSLSSLSRNSCFVQSSGRESFLGSWQQSFSLTSSVAWVTVEDFPTLEVGKLVSEQHKQEGKSVSAELCTVSHNNQTLWDSQYCSPSVKEGNKEGNELSSQPSQTDSTSDKLERLSSSKTECLHGNSSRLLQHPLESAVKSIYPKINSRNYSYLEKSHNSLFYKRDVSASNPVNVAGVSQTDSVLWDELPFSESLNEFLARTEDGKSVVTSPSLDAGKQALLASSQLGVNINKSYPRQTLVAGDLPEENVLGRFLPPAGNGRWQNISACLHSEDFDLTDKVSQCESSSSVLSSTDKECGASCFIPNVHLPVLSQSLPFTSEPSVLESRYVQPKAANIDISKLSWSFISLQYTAERGETCLKRSKSATRVHSAHDSCLAGCKNKENYSSTPSLRTDLTLTEAWDSDPATPNNTRRIYKRELKPLTELSENTFKSVNGREMLWNRIFPEGSYNASADLFDASARAVAKPVEFSNKSCHSLIQEDTLTEKVTAPEFVLYPGDIPSNGSKLSSSLHRSPPAFSTHSTPVTFSFCDSECNSVSAQDFVPYSQSTPMTKPFQKLWPVGEKNSFVTIFTPKNPTKIHSKCKRSRSSFQNTMLQQLTGRLGKRERPSNREDKGSNSSVSQQFLNLEWIPPSANKRLKPTAALKTVSWATDLQSTCGHTGRNPISESKEGNGEKDVYFQNETLNPGDTARILTTPVSARVTEALFLNDTVLETCSPSEGKNLCSSAYSGSVLEGATGWSPELFFQARTPFSNKSKY; this is encoded by the exons ATGAGTAGTGTGAGAGGACTCTTGGCTGCCTCTGTAACTTCTGTCCAGAACTCCTGCTTTATCTATCCTGCCTGTAAAAAATGCTTTTCTAGGCTCATACTGGATTCCAGAAG GTTTAATTGTCTAAAATGTGGCTACACAGGTGAAGCTAAAGATGCAAGCTACAGATATAGATTGTCCCTAAAGATTGCTGACACTAATGATTTGTTTGACATTACTGTGTTTGGAAGTTGCTTAGATCCATTCTTCGGGGTCACCGCAGAAAATCTGCAGAG GTGTATTCAAGACTTCAATCAGCTGTCAGGAGAAACACACAGAGGTGCATCTCCAGGAGAGTTAGTTCAAGCAGTAGAAACCTGTTTCATTGGAAAAAGATTTATATTTGGAGTGAAG gGTTGTTCAAGGGAAGATGGAGGGCATTCTGCTGCCAGCAGCGTCTTGCAAAACTGTTCCAGAATTAATAGAAGTACAAAAACCCTTACAGCTTGCCAGATCTTCCTGCCAAATGCTGCTGTTACTGGCTTTACTGTTATCAGCTACTTCTATCGGCTCCTGCAGTCGGCAAAATTCAGGAGCCATAATAACAGCTCATACTTACCTGATGCATCTTCAGCTCCAATAGATGAACCTATCAGTGAGCTCAGCAGCTTGTCTAGCCTGAGCAGAAACTCCTGTTTTGTTCAGTCTAGTGGCAGAGAAAGTTTTTTAGGGTCCTGGCAGCAGTCCTTCAGCCTGACTTCATCTGTTGCTTGGGTAACAGTGGAAGACTTTCCCACTCTGGAAGTGGGAAAGCTGGTGAGTGAACAGCATAAACAAGAAGGGAAGTCTGTGTCTGCAGAATTGTGCACTGTAAGCCACAACAATCAAACCCTTTGGGATTCACAGTATTGCAGCCCTTCTGTGAAGGAAGGGAATAAGGAGGGTAATGAATTGAGTTCACAGCCTAGTCAGACTGACAGTACCTCTGATAAATTAGAGAGACTGTCCTCTTCAAAGACTGAGTGTTTACATGGAAACAGTTCCAGGTTGTTACAACATCCCCTGGAATCTGCAGTAAAAAGCATTTACCCAAAGATTAACAGTAGAAATTATTCTTACCTAGAAAAATCCCACAACTCTCTTTTTTACAAGAGAGATGTCTCAGCGTCTAATCCTGTAAATGTAGCTGGAGTGTCTCAGACAGATTCTGTCCTTTGGGATGAGCTCCCATTCTCAGAAAGCTTAAATGAATTTTTAGCCAGAACAGAAGATGGCAAGAGTGTTGTAACATCACCCAGCCTTGACGCAGGCAAACAGGCCCTTCTTGCAAGTAGCCAGCTGGGTGTAAATATTAACAAATCCTATCCCAGGCAAACCCTAGTAGCTGGTGATTTACCTGAAGAAAATGTCTTGGGGAGGTTCTTGCCACCAGCAGGGAATGGTCGTTGGCAGAACATATCTGCTTGTCTTCACTCGGAGGATTTTGATTTGACCGATAAGGTGTCGCAGTGTGAGTCTTCCTCTAGTGTTTTATCTTCAACTGACAAGGAATGTGGAGCATCTTGCTTTATACCTAACGTTCATCTACCTGTTCTGTCACAGTCCTTGCCATTTACATCAGAGCCTTCTGTTTTGGAGAGCAGGTATGTGCAGCCCAAAGCAGCAAATATTGACATTTCAAAGTTGTCTTGGTCTTTTATTAGTCTGCAGTATACTGCTGAACGTGGAGAGACTTGTTTAAAAAGGAGCAAGTCAGCTACCCGTGTGCATTCTGCACATGATAGTTGTTTGGCTGgttgtaaaaataaagaaaactattCTTCTACACCAAGCCTAAGAACAGATCTTACACTGACAGAGGCGTGGGACTCTGATCCAGCAACTCCCAACAATACAAGAAGGATATataaaagagaattaaaaccACTGACAGAGCTGTCAGAAAATACCTTCAAAAGTGTTAATGGGAGAGAGATGCTGTGGAACAGGATCTTCCCTGAAGGCAGCTACAATGCTTCTGCTGATCTCTTTGATGCAAGTGCAAGAGCAGTAGCAAAACCTGTAGAATTCTCAAATAAATCATGTCATTCCTTAATACAGGAAGATACTTTGACAGAAAAGGTCACAGCTCCTGAATTTGTGCTTTATCCTGGAGATATTCCCAGTAATGGTTCAAAACTGAGCTCATCCCTGCACAGGTCACCTCCTGCTTTTAGTACGCACAGTACACCAGTAACTTTCTCCTTTTGTGATTCGGAATGCAATTCAGTTAGTGCTCAAGACTTTGTTCCCTATTCTCAGTCGACTCCTATGACAAAACCTTTCCAGAAACTCTGgcctgttggggaaaaaaactctTTTGTCACTATCTTCACCCCTAAAAATCCCACTAAAATCCATTCCAAATGCAAGCGATCTAGGTCTTCCTTTCAAAACACTATGTTGCAGCAGCTTACTGGCAGGTTAGGGAAACGTGAAAGGCCAAGTAACAGGGAAGACAAAGGAAGTAATAGCTCTGTTTCACAGCAGTTCCTTAACTTGGAGTGGATCCCCCCATCTGCAAACAAAAGACTGAAACCAACTGCAGCTTTAAAAACAGTTAGCTGGGCTACTGACTTGCAGTCGACCTGTGGGCACACTGGCAGGAACCctatttctgaaagcaaagaggGGAATGGTGAAAAAGATGTGTACTTCCAAAATGAGACACTAAACCCTGGGGATACAGCCAGGATTCTGACAACTCCTGTATCTGCACGTGTCACTGAGGCCTTGTTTTTAAATGATACAGTCTTAGAAACTTGTTCCCCTTCAGAAGGCAAGAATCTCTGCTCAAGTGCGTATTCAGGGAGTGTATTGGAAGGGGCAACTGGCTGGTCTCCTGAGCTGTTCTTCCAGGCGCGGACCCCTTTTTCCAATAAGTcgaagtactaa